One window of the Cryptomeria japonica chromosome 7, Sugi_1.0, whole genome shotgun sequence genome contains the following:
- the LOC131041485 gene encoding protein neprosin — MTSGTVFSVFISFIFIPLILAADLNDDTINGLSKLQTMTIDEYINYINPPAVHKFQNGNGEKVLCVKYEDQISLQSGNTSKGSRDNFAYKNSSAEECPEGSVPIVEITRERVERAGSLRQYLNTGLHDNTQKTHEEAKSAVAFISPRGSQEIHEIKASFNVWQPSVDTSNSVFSAAILRLLHENPDESINEAMEAGWMVYPSRYGSPRVTFYVAHRVFRKGEEKDCIDLSCKDFIQEGKEYYPGMPIPGISAYDGTQMDSTISIRRETRGNNANNLVWAVYLQDKLVGHWPAILFHDLTFYGNLAQIGGQVVIRSGKRGTPFPKTEMGSGDFARKGFKKAAFVRNIRLFTNNGALITDRKTNYFLSKRHCYGIKGYVKQDDYWGHHIYYGGPGGNAGYCTY, encoded by the exons ATGACGTCTGGCACTGTGTTTTCAGTATTTATTTCCTTCATATTTATACCCTTGATATTGGCGGCTGATTTGAACGATGATACCATCAATGGGCTGTCTAAGCTGCAAACTATGACCATTGATGAGTACATAAATTACATCAATCCTCCAGCGGTGCATAAATTTCAG AACGGCAATGGAGAAAAAGTACTTTGTGTAAAATATGAAGACCAGATATCCCTTCAATCGGGAAACACTAGC AAAGGTTCAAGGGATAATTTTGCGTACAAAAATTCGTCGGCAGAAGAGTGCCCAGAGGGAAGTGTGCCCATCGTGGAGATCACACGTGAACGTGTTGAAAGAGCAGGATCTCTGAGACAATACTTAAATACAGGATTGCACGATAACACACAGAAAACTCATGAAGAAGCCAAG AGCGCAGTAGCATTTATAAGTCCAAGGGGAAGCCAGGAGATCCATGAGATCAAAGCTTCTTTCAACGTATGGCAACCTTCCGTGGACACCAGTAATTCAGTTTTTAGCGCCGCTATATTGCGTCTTCTCCATGAGAATCCTGATGAGTCAATAAACGAAGCAATGGAAGCTGGATGGATG GTTTACCCCAGTCGCTATGGTAGTCCACGCGTTACATTTTATGTTGCCCATAGGGTTTTCCGTAAG GGCGAGGAAAAAGACTGCATCGACCTATCTTGTAAAGATTTTATTCAAGAAGGAAAAGAATACTATCCAGGAATGCCAATTCCTGGTATTTCTGCATATGATGGTACACAGATGGACAGCACCATAAGCATAAGAAGA GAAACCAGGGGTAATAATGCAAACAATCTAGTGTGGGCAGTATATTTACAAGACAAGTTAGTGGGTCATTGGCCTGCAATTCTTTTCCACGACTTGACATTTTATGGGAATTTGGCCCAAATTGGAGGACAAGTAGTGATAAGATCTGGCAAGCGAGGAACTCCGTTTCCCAAGACGGAAATGGGTAGTGGAGACTTCGCTAGAAAAGGTTTTAAGAAAGCAGCTTTTGTCAGGAACATACGATTGTTTACTAATAATGGTGCTCTTATAACTGATAGAAAAACGAATTACTTCCTAAGTAAAAGACATtgttatggtataaaaggatatGTGAAACAAGATGACTATTGGGGGCATCATATATATTATGGAGGTCCTGGAGGTAATGCTGGTTATTGTACGTATTGA